The Primulina huaijiensis isolate GDHJ02 chromosome 10, ASM1229523v2, whole genome shotgun sequence region AAACTTGATTCACTTCATAGCATCATTAGATATTTTCCtatcaaatatttctttgaaaGTTACTGAATGTCTTCCTTGGTTCTTTCCTCATATGCTTCCTTTATTTGACTGATTCATTCATTTTATGGTGGCAGATGAAGACTGCGGCTGATGCTTGCATAGTCTATGACATTAATAAGAGGCAGTAGGAATTATTTCTGCAGCTACAACTCTTGCCAAATGACCCTTGCCGCTATGTTTGTTTTTGCAAACATTTCTGAGTTCACACTTTGGAACCAGCTGCAGATTATGTGCACTATCCAAACTCTAGGCGAATATCTTAAACTTGGGGAAGCACAAGTTTTAAAAGGGTGTGCTGTTCTTATGTTCAAATGTAAAGGGGTTCTTTCCCATAGGTGCATATGAATCGAAGTTGAATAACCTTGACCCCTTAATGATGTTAGTTAATAATTGCTTGGTATTGAgatgctttttttaaaaaaaagatatatttattttatttttccttttaaataatgatttgatGACCATATCCACGCTTGAATGTTGCAATAGGCTAAAACTTGTAATGAATATGCAGAATCAACATCATTACTCAAGCAAAAACATGATAGACCTAACTTCAAGAATCACATTTGACATATAGAGCTACAAGGCCGGACTCCCTATTCTTCCATTTATAAcaacataaaaatgaaaatctCACCCAGGCACAATTCAATACAAGCTTATTCCAAAAAACTCACTGATCAAAATGGCAACCCCCAAACCAATTGCAACGAGAGAAGATGCCCAAGTGAGTTTTTCAGTTACTCTAGGTATCCTTTCCTTGAGCGCTTGACTACATGACCCAATAAACATTGTATAGCTTCCCATAGCGAAAACCGTCCCAACCAAGAACATGAACAGAAACGCAGCACCAGCCAAACGAGAAGGCAATGCAAGTGCCGGTAAGATCATCATCAAAGCATCCGGCTGCAATCCATGGACAATCCCTGTAGCAAATGTAGTAAAACCAAATTTCTTCTTTCCAATTGAAGGGCTAGCGATCATTTCGTATCCACTGACATCCTCACCATTTTCCAGGACAAGACACGGGGAGGGTACTTCTGATGCTTCCCTTATTCCCATGGCTCCAATAACGAGTAGAGTAAACCCAACCACTCTCGTGCCCCAAGTTCTCAAGATTTCAATATGTAGCCGATCTTTCAAAAGTAAGAAGAGTAAACCAAATATCAACTGTCCCGCATCGTGTCCGCATCCCCAAAGGGCTCCAACAGCAGCACTTTCCATCCTCGTACAGCCAATTGAAAGTGGAGCCAAGGCAGCAAGATGGTCGGGACCCGATAATGTGTGCAAGCAACCTGCAAAGAAGCCAGTCCATGCGCTGCTCAGTAACTCACTGCGAATAAGACTAGTCCCTGCAGCAACTGCTGCTGGTACTCCGGTCTTGGCTG contains the following coding sequences:
- the LOC140986183 gene encoding chloroplast protein FOR GROWTH AND FERTILITY 2-like, whose translation is MERLIHSKAVPHCNLKPSSSPLVFFARKMAFSSNSFRWVPLTEPLRINSLSCSLREPSLVSPETREKLSLSGDSTDGLAPKPHFRRLIPLVYSPRRKVVNAGAVILLSAILLTLLHPVYVPPAFASFPNAAKTGVPAAVAAGTSLIRSELLSSAWTGFFAGCLHTLSGPDHLAALAPLSIGCTRMESAAVGALWGCGHDAGQLIFGLLFLLLKDRLHIEILRTWGTRVVGFTLLVIGAMGIREASEVPSPCLVLENGEDVSGYEMIASPSIGKKKFGFTTFATGIVHGLQPDALMMILPALALPSRLAGAAFLFMFLVGTVFAMGSYTMFIGSCSQALKERIPRVTEKLTWASSLVAIGLGVAILISEFFGISLY